Proteins from a single region of Lysinibacillus sp. JNUCC-52:
- a CDS encoding ABC transporter substrate-binding protein — MLLLLVGLIISACSNEEDKKNTNQVSTNAPVTTETPQEIVVRINDDPDFLDPHKATASISYQMILNMFEGLMAPETDGSLKEGLAESYKISEDGLTYTFKIRPGVKFHNGEELTIEDIQYSFDRLMGKSGGEKMSNNFDNVASTEAPDASTFVIKLKEPNSNFLYSLTARQSAVIPKSNDGKHNENPIGTGPFAYVKYAPGSNLILKKNDSYWKEGLPYLDKVTFTFQSDDQAAIMSLMANEVDLTSVPWQRVNEVESSHHLSHQNNNSSLIVTFNETKAPFDNVKVRQAMNYAISKSDIIDSVFAGYAVPLGSNMSPAMGDYQKKGLEDMYKLDVEKAKALLAEAGYPDGFKTKITVSSHNDIYSNIAQIVAANLKEIGVDVEIEVVEWGIWLDRVYFGRDYNMTTIDLTGRASAFEILNDYISTNDSENFFLFKNEEYDKIMADVLKETDTAKQIDYYQRAQQILAEQAVSVYVADYQIVWGSDKQVTGLKSYPFWFHDMSEVKFSN; from the coding sequence ATGCTGTTATTGCTAGTTGGGCTGATTATTAGCGCGTGTTCAAATGAAGAGGACAAGAAAAATACAAATCAAGTCAGTACAAACGCGCCTGTAACAACAGAAACACCGCAAGAAATTGTTGTCCGTATTAATGATGACCCAGATTTTTTAGATCCTCATAAAGCGACAGCGTCTATATCCTACCAAATGATTCTTAATATGTTTGAAGGGCTGATGGCACCTGAAACAGATGGGTCATTAAAAGAAGGACTAGCGGAAAGCTATAAGATTTCAGAAGATGGTTTAACCTATACATTTAAAATCCGTCCAGGTGTAAAATTTCATAACGGTGAGGAGTTAACAATTGAAGATATTCAATATTCTTTTGATCGCTTAATGGGCAAAAGTGGTGGAGAAAAAATGTCCAATAATTTTGATAATGTGGCGTCTACTGAAGCACCAGATGCTTCGACCTTTGTTATTAAGTTAAAAGAACCGAATTCTAATTTCTTATATTCGCTGACTGCTCGTCAATCAGCAGTTATTCCGAAAAGTAATGATGGCAAACACAATGAAAATCCAATAGGGACTGGCCCATTTGCCTATGTGAAATACGCGCCTGGTTCAAATTTAATATTGAAAAAGAATGATAGCTATTGGAAGGAAGGTTTGCCTTATTTAGATAAAGTAACTTTTACCTTCCAATCGGACGATCAAGCAGCCATTATGAGCCTAATGGCAAATGAGGTGGACTTAACAAGTGTTCCTTGGCAACGTGTTAATGAAGTTGAGAGTAGTCATCATTTATCGCATCAAAACAATAACTCTTCCTTAATCGTGACGTTTAATGAAACGAAAGCGCCATTTGATAATGTGAAAGTACGACAGGCGATGAACTATGCGATTAGTAAATCGGATATTATTGATTCAGTATTTGCAGGCTATGCCGTACCACTTGGCTCAAACATGAGTCCAGCGATGGGGGACTATCAAAAGAAAGGTTTAGAAGACATGTACAAGCTTGATGTGGAAAAGGCGAAAGCATTATTAGCAGAAGCGGGTTACCCAGACGGCTTTAAAACAAAAATTACTGTATCTTCACATAATGATATTTATTCAAATATAGCGCAAATTGTTGCGGCAAACTTAAAGGAAATAGGTGTGGATGTAGAAATTGAAGTAGTGGAGTGGGGGATTTGGCTTGATCGTGTGTACTTCGGCCGCGACTATAATATGACAACGATCGATTTAACAGGGCGTGCATCTGCCTTTGAAATACTAAATGACTATATTTCTACAAATGACAGTGAAAACTTCTTCTTATTTAAAAATGAGGAATACGACAAAATTATGGCAGACGTCTTAAAAGAAACAGATACTGCAAAGCAAATCGACTACTACCAACGTGCACAACAAATTTTAGCAGAGCAGGCAGTGTCCGTTTATGTGGCTGATTACCAAATCGTGTGGGGGTCTGATAAACAAGTGACAGGTCTGAAGAGCTATCCATTCTGGTTCCACGATATGTCGGAGGTAAAATTCTCAAACTAG
- a CDS encoding P1 family peptidase, with amino-acid sequence MFGNITDVPGVKVGHAENKDGITGCTVILVEDGAVCGVDVRGSAPGTRETDALDPINEIQQVHGICLAGGSAFGLDAATGVMSYLEEHGVGVDAGIAKIPIVPSAVLFDLFIGDAHTRPTAQMGYEAAKNATVGSFKNGNIGAGYGATVGKLAGPQYCMKGGLGSSSLEGKEGLVAGALVAVNAVGDIKDPNTRATIAGARNRETGQWLDSCTYLEEHGQSQALAGTNTTIGVVAVNAKLSKAEAKKIAQLAQNALARTIYPVHTMLDGDTIFVLGTGHQTYPVDYLGHLATKVVEQAIIAGVKCATKLEEVESYISISKYVQEAKGEKQFEAE; translated from the coding sequence ATGTTTGGCAATATAACAGACGTACCTGGCGTGAAGGTAGGTCATGCAGAAAATAAAGACGGTATAACGGGATGCACCGTCATTCTAGTAGAAGATGGCGCAGTATGTGGCGTCGATGTTCGAGGCTCTGCACCAGGTACTCGTGAAACGGATGCTCTTGATCCCATCAATGAAATTCAGCAAGTGCATGGTATTTGCTTAGCTGGTGGGAGTGCATTTGGCTTAGATGCCGCAACAGGTGTGATGTCTTACTTAGAGGAGCATGGTGTTGGAGTAGATGCAGGTATTGCAAAAATACCGATTGTACCAAGTGCGGTATTGTTTGATTTATTTATCGGTGATGCACATACAAGACCAACAGCACAAATGGGCTATGAGGCGGCGAAAAATGCGACAGTTGGCTCTTTTAAAAACGGCAATATTGGCGCGGGATATGGTGCAACAGTTGGGAAGCTAGCAGGTCCTCAATATTGTATGAAAGGAGGATTAGGCAGTAGTTCACTAGAAGGCAAGGAGGGGCTAGTTGCAGGAGCCCTTGTAGCGGTAAATGCAGTCGGTGATATTAAAGATCCTAATACCAGAGCAACCATTGCGGGAGCTCGTAACCGAGAAACGGGACAATGGCTGGATAGCTGTACTTATTTAGAAGAGCATGGACAATCACAGGCACTGGCTGGCACAAATACGACCATTGGCGTTGTTGCTGTGAATGCTAAGTTATCAAAGGCAGAGGCGAAAAAAATTGCACAGCTTGCACAAAATGCGTTAGCCCGAACAATTTATCCTGTTCATACAATGTTAGATGGTGATACGATTTTTGTTTTAGGTACAGGGCATCAAACGTATCCAGTGGACTATCTTGGACACTTGGCAACCAAGGTCGTAGAGCAAGCCATTATTGCTGGGGTAAAATGTGCGACAAAATTAGAAGAGGTTGAAAGCTATATAAGTATTTCAAAATATGTTCAAGAGGCAAAGGGGGAGAAACAATTTGAAGCAGAGTAG
- a CDS encoding ABC transporter ATP-binding protein: MTEREVLLEILHLKAYFSVKRKSMKEEKKVVKAVDDISIEIFRGETLGIVGESGSGKSTFGRTILKLVEPTDGEILYKGQPIHHLKGRHLQKYRNQMQMIFQDPFASLNPRMRIGAIIEEPMALQLTLSKEQRKKRVSELLQKVGLPEDAMHKFPHEFSGGQRQRIGIARALAINPEFIIADEPVSALDVSIQSQVLNLMMDLQDEFHLTYLFISHDLSVVKHISDRVAVLYLGRVVEIGAKRELYANPLHPYTKALLSAIPTVNFDEPKQLVPLQGELPSPMNPPIGCVFHTRCPYVMEKCRLERPTLQQINAQQQVACFLHE; this comes from the coding sequence ATGACGGAGAGAGAAGTTTTACTTGAAATTCTTCATTTAAAAGCCTATTTTTCGGTGAAACGCAAGTCTATGAAAGAAGAGAAAAAAGTCGTCAAGGCTGTTGATGATATTTCAATTGAAATCTTCCGTGGTGAGACACTTGGGATTGTAGGAGAGTCAGGGTCAGGTAAGTCCACGTTCGGACGCACAATTTTAAAGCTTGTTGAACCGACAGATGGGGAAATTTTATATAAAGGTCAACCTATTCACCACTTGAAGGGACGTCATTTACAAAAATATCGCAACCAAATGCAAATGATTTTTCAAGATCCATTCGCATCATTAAATCCACGGATGCGTATCGGCGCCATTATAGAAGAACCGATGGCATTACAATTAACGTTGTCTAAAGAGCAACGCAAGAAACGAGTTAGTGAGCTTTTACAAAAGGTCGGTTTACCTGAAGATGCTATGCATAAATTTCCCCATGAATTCTCAGGTGGGCAACGTCAACGAATCGGTATTGCTCGCGCACTTGCCATCAATCCAGAATTTATTATTGCAGATGAACCTGTTTCTGCATTAGATGTTTCAATACAATCGCAAGTATTAAATTTAATGATGGATTTACAAGATGAATTTCATTTAACGTATTTATTTATTTCACATGATTTAAGTGTTGTGAAACATATTAGTGATCGGGTTGCAGTGCTGTATTTAGGGAGAGTAGTAGAAATAGGTGCGAAAAGAGAGTTGTATGCCAATCCACTCCATCCATATACAAAGGCGTTACTATCGGCGATTCCAACTGTGAATTTTGATGAGCCAAAGCAATTAGTGCCTTTACAAGGGGAGCTACCAAGCCCTATGAATCCACCGATTGGCTGTGTATTTCATACTCGCTGTCCATATGTTATGGAGAAATGTCGACTGGAGCGACCTACACTGCAACAAATAAATGCGCAGCAGCAAGTAGCCTGTTTTTTACATGAATAA
- a CDS encoding ABC transporter ATP-binding protein, which translates to MEQAKDKQVLLEVQHLNVQFHMKNGQKAKVVDDVSFVIHKGETVALVGESGSGKSITSLSIMRLLPMPPGEITKGDILLNGKNLLHYKNKEMSRIRGNEVSMIFQEPMTSLDPVFTIGNQMIEAIQRHQKVSKKQAREMSLQLLKEVGIANAEKIITEYPHQLSGGMRQRVMIAIAMSNNPQLLIADEPTTALDVTVQAQILKLMMKMKKEQHSAILFITHDMSVVAETADRVMVMYAGQIVEEAPVREIFLQPKHPYTAALLKTMPSLETEMTRLPSIPGTVPPAYALPNGCRFAPRCPFAMEHCRQVTPETRLIQHNHSVRCHLFTEEGVLAHDGERSFT; encoded by the coding sequence ATGGAACAAGCAAAAGACAAGCAGGTGTTGTTGGAGGTTCAACATTTAAATGTTCAATTTCATATGAAAAATGGCCAAAAGGCAAAAGTAGTTGATGATGTAAGCTTTGTGATTCATAAAGGTGAAACCGTTGCACTTGTTGGAGAGTCGGGCAGTGGCAAGAGTATAACTTCGTTGTCGATAATGCGTTTGCTTCCGATGCCACCTGGTGAAATTACGAAAGGTGACATTCTTTTAAATGGAAAAAATCTTTTACATTATAAAAATAAAGAGATGAGCAGGATACGGGGCAATGAAGTGAGTATGATTTTTCAAGAGCCGATGACATCCCTTGATCCCGTTTTTACAATTGGCAATCAAATGATAGAAGCGATTCAAAGACATCAAAAAGTCTCTAAAAAACAAGCAAGAGAAATGTCACTTCAACTATTAAAAGAAGTGGGCATTGCCAATGCAGAAAAAATTATCACAGAATATCCCCATCAGTTATCAGGTGGGATGCGCCAGCGTGTTATGATTGCCATCGCGATGTCCAATAATCCACAGCTATTAATCGCAGATGAGCCTACAACGGCATTAGATGTAACTGTGCAAGCGCAAATCTTAAAGTTAATGATGAAAATGAAAAAAGAACAGCACTCAGCCATTTTGTTTATTACACACGATATGAGTGTAGTTGCGGAAACAGCAGATCGTGTGATGGTTATGTATGCAGGGCAAATTGTGGAAGAAGCGCCTGTCCGAGAAATTTTTCTTCAGCCCAAACATCCTTACACAGCTGCCTTATTAAAAACGATGCCTAGTCTTGAAACAGAGATGACTAGATTACCTTCTATCCCTGGTACTGTGCCACCAGCCTATGCACTGCCGAATGGCTGTCGTTTCGCACCACGATGTCCATTTGCGATGGAGCATTGTCGTCAAGTAACGCCAGAAACTAGACTTATCCAACATAATCATAGCGTAAGGTGTCATTTATTCACGGAGGAAGGAGTACTTGCACATGACGGAGAGAGAAGTTTTACTTGA
- a CDS encoding aldehyde dehydrogenase family protein, whose translation MQIIPMLINGKWVQGDGQELINVVNPSTGEVLAQIKNASKAQVDEAVRAARHAYESEEWRKVKAYERGQLLIQLAQYIRMHAEEWSLLECRDVGKPLTQARADVEAAARYFEFYGGAADKIMGDTIPIEDGILNAVVLEPVGVTVHIVPWNYPLQITARSVAAAIATGNAVIVKSAEDTPLTTHAMTKWFADKLPRGIFQHITGLGRDVGPFLTTHADINHITFTGSVPTGIEVMKAAAQNIVPVTLELGGKSPNIVFKDAPMEQALEGVMRAIIQNAGQTCSAGARLLIEKDVKEMFVAKLVKKFQTLKIGPGEADVDMGPLLNHQQYLKISTLLKQAKENGYVISGGETITIKGYEKGYYIQPTILDGVDANATLAQEEIFGPVLTILTFTSIDEAIALANGTDYGLVAGVWSKDLDTAHYVASRVKAGQVFVNNYGAAGGIQMPFGGYKKSGIGREKGFVALRNYTQMKNIAIRYSTPNHDSE comes from the coding sequence ATGCAAATTATTCCGATGCTAATAAATGGTAAGTGGGTACAAGGCGATGGTCAGGAGTTAATAAATGTTGTCAATCCATCTACTGGTGAAGTGCTCGCGCAAATAAAGAATGCTAGTAAGGCACAGGTAGACGAGGCGGTTCGAGCGGCTCGTCATGCATATGAAAGTGAAGAGTGGCGAAAAGTCAAAGCTTATGAGCGTGGTCAGCTACTTATCCAATTAGCACAATATATTCGCATGCATGCTGAAGAATGGAGTTTGTTAGAGTGTCGTGATGTGGGTAAGCCTTTGACACAGGCGCGGGCAGATGTGGAAGCCGCTGCTCGCTACTTTGAATTTTACGGCGGTGCGGCAGACAAAATTATGGGTGACACCATTCCTATCGAAGATGGTATTTTAAATGCGGTCGTTTTAGAACCAGTTGGGGTTACTGTCCATATTGTGCCATGGAACTATCCGTTACAAATTACTGCAAGAAGCGTTGCCGCTGCTATCGCAACAGGGAATGCTGTCATCGTTAAAAGTGCAGAGGATACCCCACTGACGACGCATGCTATGACGAAATGGTTTGCTGATAAATTGCCGAGAGGAATTTTTCAGCATATTACAGGTTTAGGTCGTGATGTAGGACCATTTTTAACGACACATGCTGATATTAATCATATTACATTTACAGGCTCGGTCCCTACAGGCATTGAAGTGATGAAAGCAGCGGCTCAAAACATTGTACCTGTCACATTAGAATTGGGTGGCAAATCGCCGAATATTGTATTTAAAGATGCGCCGATGGAACAGGCTTTAGAAGGGGTAATGCGTGCCATTATTCAAAATGCTGGGCAAACCTGTTCGGCAGGAGCACGGTTGCTTATTGAAAAAGACGTGAAAGAGATGTTCGTTGCAAAGCTAGTGAAGAAATTTCAAACTTTAAAGATTGGTCCAGGGGAAGCGGATGTTGATATGGGGCCACTGTTAAATCATCAGCAATATTTGAAGATTTCCACACTGCTGAAGCAGGCGAAAGAAAATGGTTATGTTATCTCTGGTGGAGAAACCATTACGATTAAAGGCTATGAAAAAGGCTATTATATTCAACCGACGATTCTCGACGGTGTAGATGCAAATGCTACATTAGCGCAGGAGGAGATTTTCGGACCAGTGTTAACAATATTGACGTTTACATCAATAGATGAAGCGATTGCATTAGCAAACGGGACAGACTACGGATTAGTGGCAGGTGTTTGGTCAAAAGATTTAGACACAGCACATTATGTGGCAAGTCGGGTGAAGGCTGGACAAGTGTTTGTCAATAATTATGGCGCAGCAGGCGGAATTCAAATGCCATTTGGAGGTTATAAAAAGAGTGGCATCGGACGTGAAAAGGGCTTTGTTGCATTAAGAAATTATACACAAATGAAAAATATTGCGATACGTTATTCAACACCCAATCACGATAGTGAGTAG
- a CDS encoding SDR family NAD(P)-dependent oxidoreductase yields MAVAQRVIIVTGAGGGMGKAIIQDQLEQGNIVIGIDLSVASLADLAHESLQKFEVNVLQEESIQTIFHEVYAKYGRIDGLVNALGIAQAATPIEQVTMDEWNRLMDVNVKSLFITTKAVVPYMKERKKGSIVTIASISAVRPRPGLQVYIASKGAAESFTRGLAIELASHQIRVNTIHPGPANTQMLAQFTAEGADAEQTKQDVFIQSVPLGRLVNPTDIAGAVNYLLSDTSTMVTGTTLHVDGGRGL; encoded by the coding sequence ATGGCAGTTGCGCAGCGAGTTATTATTGTGACAGGTGCTGGGGGAGGCATGGGGAAAGCGATTATTCAAGATCAGCTTGAGCAAGGAAATATTGTAATCGGCATTGATCTATCAGTTGCCTCACTTGCTGATCTAGCGCATGAATCTTTACAAAAATTCGAGGTCAATGTTTTGCAAGAAGAAAGCATTCAGACGATTTTCCACGAAGTTTACGCCAAATATGGACGAATTGATGGGCTCGTCAATGCACTAGGTATTGCTCAGGCTGCGACGCCAATTGAGCAAGTAACAATGGATGAGTGGAATCGACTTATGGACGTAAATGTGAAAAGTTTATTTATAACAACGAAGGCCGTTGTTCCTTATATGAAGGAGCGAAAAAAAGGCTCGATTGTGACGATTGCATCCATTTCGGCAGTGCGTCCCCGTCCTGGCTTGCAGGTTTATATTGCTTCAAAAGGAGCGGCGGAAAGCTTTACGCGTGGGCTGGCGATTGAGCTTGCATCACATCAAATTCGTGTTAATACAATTCATCCAGGACCAGCGAATACACAGATGTTAGCACAGTTTACAGCAGAAGGTGCAGATGCAGAGCAAACAAAGCAAGATGTCTTTATCCAATCAGTGCCACTTGGCCGTTTAGTCAATCCAACTGATATAGCAGGTGCAGTAAATTATTTACTATCAGATACATCAACAATGGTGACAGGCACAACATTACATGTTGACGGTGGCCGTGGCTTATAG
- a CDS encoding tartrate dehydrogenase — MVKIAVIPGDGIGKEVMVEALKVLEQLKVDDPTLQIETTIFPWSSDYYVQHGSMMPKDALTTLKNYDAILFGAIGDARVPDDVTVWEFIMPIRKQFQQYVNFRPVKSLQGIVSPLANGKDIDMVIFRENTEGEYSNSGGHMYHNQPQEMAIQNTIMTRLGVEKIVQAACDYASKYGKSKITSATKSNAIIHSMKFWDEHTKHIVTQTSPPLKLESIYIDALVAYFVERPQDFEVVVASNLFGDILSDLGSAIVGGLGLSPSANLNPEKEFPSMFEPVHGSAPNIAGKGIANPIAQIWSLALLLGHIGRSDAEKRVVSAIEAVLKEGIVKTADIGGRASTSQMGDAICQALVNINQTARGV; from the coding sequence ATGGTCAAAATCGCTGTTATTCCAGGTGATGGTATAGGCAAGGAAGTCATGGTGGAAGCGTTAAAAGTGCTCGAACAACTAAAGGTGGATGACCCAACTTTACAAATTGAAACAACCATTTTTCCGTGGAGCTCTGATTATTACGTCCAACACGGTTCAATGATGCCAAAAGATGCACTTACAACATTAAAGAACTATGATGCGATATTATTCGGTGCCATTGGTGATGCACGTGTACCAGATGATGTGACAGTGTGGGAATTTATTATGCCAATACGTAAGCAATTCCAGCAATATGTGAATTTCAGACCAGTCAAATCACTACAAGGAATTGTGTCACCTCTTGCAAATGGTAAGGACATTGATATGGTTATTTTTCGTGAAAATACAGAAGGTGAATATTCCAATAGCGGGGGCCATATGTATCATAACCAGCCACAAGAAATGGCGATTCAAAATACAATTATGACACGGCTCGGTGTTGAAAAAATCGTACAAGCAGCATGTGATTATGCCAGTAAATATGGCAAGTCGAAAATTACGAGTGCAACGAAATCAAATGCCATTATTCATTCCATGAAATTTTGGGATGAGCATACTAAACATATTGTTACGCAAACTTCGCCGCCATTAAAGCTAGAATCTATTTATATTGATGCATTAGTGGCTTATTTTGTAGAGCGTCCTCAAGATTTTGAAGTTGTAGTGGCATCCAATTTATTTGGGGACATATTATCGGATTTGGGCTCCGCGATTGTTGGTGGGCTTGGATTATCTCCTTCGGCAAATTTGAATCCTGAAAAGGAGTTTCCATCGATGTTCGAGCCAGTGCATGGTTCCGCTCCTAATATTGCGGGGAAAGGGATTGCCAATCCGATTGCACAAATTTGGTCTCTTGCATTATTGCTTGGGCATATTGGGAGATCAGACGCAGAGAAACGTGTTGTTTCAGCGATTGAAGCGGTGTTAAAAGAAGGTATCGTGAAAACAGCGGATATTGGAGGACGGGCATCTACCTCACAAATGGGGGATGCAATTTGTCAGGCGCTTGTTAACATAAATCAAACAGCTAGGGGTGTGTAA
- a CDS encoding M20 family metallopeptidase encodes MLEPTIKTSETYQRDRETVIALTQKLVRIESVYRENDPHGNEQEVANYVAQYLSDIGIETFVEEVVPGRPNVIGIIDSGKPGKTLLFEGHTDVVTEGNREAWTYDPFGAEIIDGRMYGRGTNDTKGNLACMITACQSLLLDDEEFTGKIILCIPCDEEGLMLGIKHFILNGWADGVDGAIICEPQENNVCIAQRGAIRLQVDIFGKMAHGAISWSGINPNWRMARLIVELEKLEKEEQARLGKDPMLNWPSITPTILRAPVKGDAQINVIPDHCMTTLDIRTVPAQKHDELLSKIDAIIQRLQADDPDFKVELTVLDNRPATATAKEEPVVQAIYEAVAEVTQKEPIYNGVPGATDGTFLHVHGVPIVTVGAGDREIPHQIDEYVDIEELAETTAIYRLAALKFLAGEA; translated from the coding sequence ATGCTTGAACCAACTATAAAGACATCGGAAACGTATCAACGGGATCGGGAAACCGTTATTGCCTTAACACAAAAGCTCGTTCGTATCGAAAGTGTCTATCGCGAAAATGATCCTCATGGCAATGAACAGGAAGTAGCCAATTACGTCGCACAATATTTAAGTGATATCGGTATTGAAACATTTGTGGAGGAAGTTGTACCTGGCAGACCGAATGTTATTGGCATTATTGATTCGGGGAAGCCAGGAAAAACCTTACTATTTGAAGGGCATACAGATGTCGTAACCGAAGGCAATCGTGAGGCATGGACTTATGATCCGTTCGGAGCTGAAATCATTGATGGGCGTATGTATGGTCGAGGGACAAATGATACAAAAGGGAATCTCGCATGTATGATTACTGCTTGTCAGTCATTGTTACTAGACGATGAGGAATTTACAGGCAAAATTATTTTATGTATCCCGTGTGATGAAGAGGGGCTTATGCTTGGCATTAAACATTTTATCCTCAATGGCTGGGCAGATGGCGTAGATGGAGCGATTATTTGTGAGCCGCAGGAAAACAATGTATGCATTGCACAGCGTGGTGCTATTCGATTACAGGTCGATATTTTCGGCAAAATGGCGCATGGTGCGATTTCATGGAGCGGCATTAATCCGAATTGGCGGATGGCACGCTTGATTGTGGAGCTTGAAAAGTTAGAAAAAGAAGAGCAAGCACGATTAGGGAAAGACCCAATGCTCAACTGGCCATCGATTACGCCAACGATTTTACGCGCTCCTGTGAAAGGGGATGCGCAAATTAATGTTATTCCAGATCATTGTATGACGACACTTGATATTCGCACCGTACCAGCACAGAAGCATGATGAATTACTAAGTAAAATTGATGCCATTATTCAACGACTACAAGCAGATGATCCAGACTTTAAAGTGGAGCTTACTGTACTTGATAATCGCCCAGCAACCGCTACTGCGAAAGAAGAGCCAGTTGTACAAGCTATTTACGAGGCAGTGGCAGAAGTGACGCAAAAAGAGCCGATTTATAACGGTGTGCCAGGTGCAACGGATGGTACTTTCCTTCATGTGCATGGTGTACCAATCGTAACAGTAGGAGCAGGTGATCGTGAAATTCCACATCAAATTGATGAGTATGTCGATATTGAAGAACTCGCAGAAACAACGGCCATTTACCGTTTAGCGGCATTAAAGTTTTTAGCAGGTGAAGCGTAA
- a CDS encoding DUF7683 domain-containing protein has protein sequence MHRDIDYQWRITKYNPAYRNAEGHYLRDEWTSASEIGKSFLGEILTIDDYLQVEKAYVDTVMKFLEVYQIESVRLIHLETYGLSNVDKTSPLYDSSFETIPLAEDMLVTIEQIPIVCKMALREYIYCQLITEDFFVHLGYDYYLFIGANSIQQEAIQFASEQRLFVEQMISPYYLSEKNVIREVAWSFPGETIIEDSEILKDMSLEELRTIFQLSSIHPVTGSYKITEDNAKFFQKNIKHKMDFTKYEYYLLAGS, from the coding sequence GTGCATAGAGATATCGACTATCAATGGCGGATTACAAAATACAATCCTGCTTATCGAAATGCAGAAGGACATTATTTGAGGGATGAGTGGACAAGTGCTTCAGAAATTGGAAAATCTTTTCTTGGAGAAATATTAACGATAGACGACTATTTACAGGTCGAGAAAGCATATGTCGATACGGTGATGAAATTTCTTGAGGTTTATCAAATTGAGAGCGTACGACTCATTCATCTTGAAACGTATGGTTTGAGTAACGTGGATAAAACTTCGCCTTTATATGACTCATCGTTTGAGACAATTCCATTGGCAGAAGATATGCTAGTAACCATTGAACAAATTCCGATTGTCTGTAAAATGGCGCTGAGAGAGTATATTTATTGTCAACTGATTACTGAGGATTTCTTTGTCCATCTCGGTTATGACTATTATCTATTTATTGGTGCTAATAGCATACAACAGGAAGCGATACAATTTGCGAGCGAGCAGAGACTTTTTGTAGAACAAATGATATCGCCGTATTATCTTTCTGAAAAAAATGTTATTCGAGAAGTGGCATGGAGCTTTCCTGGAGAAACAATAATCGAAGATAGTGAAATATTGAAAGATATGTCTTTAGAGGAGTTGCGAACTATTTTTCAACTCTCTTCTATTCATCCAGTCACAGGCTCTTACAAAATTACAGAGGATAATGCGAAGTTTTTCCAAAAGAACATCAAGCATAAAATGGACTTTACTAAGTATGAGTACTATTTATTAGCTGGGAGTTAA
- a CDS encoding RrF2 family transcriptional regulator, translating into MQLLIQSGDLGPKWFHVALRAIVLMAESNELLKSNVIAETLGEDATFVRKILAKLAEQDYVQAHSGRYGGYCLNKAPAQITMQDIYSVLGNDNETPYWSVPSTGSERFISMIIAKAEKTFQSVLADYTIQDILDNRGK; encoded by the coding sequence ATGCAACTACTTATCCAATCGGGTGACCTTGGGCCAAAATGGTTCCATGTGGCATTACGAGCAATCGTCCTAATGGCGGAATCGAATGAACTACTAAAAAGTAATGTTATTGCGGAAACGCTAGGGGAGGATGCGACATTCGTCAGAAAAATTCTTGCGAAGCTTGCAGAACAAGACTATGTACAGGCGCATAGTGGACGCTATGGTGGCTATTGCCTTAATAAAGCACCAGCGCAAATTACGATGCAAGATATTTATAGCGTGCTCGGCAATGACAATGAAACACCTTATTGGTCAGTGCCATCTACTGGTTCGGAACGTTTTATTTCCATGATTATTGCGAAAGCGGAAAAAACGTTTCAATCTGTGCTAGCAGACTATACGATTCAAGATATTTTAGATAATAGAGGTAAATAG